A portion of the Toxoplasma gondii ME49 chromosome VIIb, whole genome shotgun sequence genome contains these proteins:
- a CDS encoding hypothetical protein (encoded by transcript TGME49_255470) yields the protein MALQIFLFPRARRRLLSRRSVHLASSPVCPSPPFSVLPPPSPASLPSSGMSFSLYTWSSPSVVCPTSPFSPSFSSSLFSHSRSSLSSVSSSLRRSPTLSSLSSARASELLSSRPRNCATEPPTQSVAGDLRGCMRFLGTAAGRETGAADKPPTSRAPVSEKYCEEPRREKKREVLLLHVLFKGGPRGHVKGMRRKTKEEILWEVREAIGLARAANWRVVRGPGATEDSEGRSWQRSLWEDKEEESACASEGSSAFLAETEGPAGARRPTKDSRGNREENGDVKEEARAVSIALEHEAGGNEVKRIETEQERIREQEEEPQTGGNTDAESLQEYAGPSGGVDGTAAQAEKACFAQVPAETRRRKEKPQKRRNAAEEQELALAESCVVVVRQENPQFLFGKGKLQEIVSFFSKRPTPFVFINCSNAFTSIPLPESLAEVHSQGVDVSAASSSSDCAWESSRPSASPPGRDTRSSSSSSSSSSSSSSSSSSSSSSSSSSSSSSCGSSPLFGQYGYYSKNRSIAGRLMMSSSNDKTSAGLRPVQLEYLQQAFEASLAGAAAEFEERRRRERAEDPATSRRVGISWSARDAESEGEDEEGDDQNDGDEEYEDEEYEDEEYEDGEEECGGERGLEEEVEGDSEDVAEEKDRVALWLRRREKVQVVDRQRVILEIFTSQARNKKAMLQVALARVAYLRSRLLSGSEVRRRQLFELIYGASKIRGCAPGTQVTQWLGEVTEQYIPSPRGPKEDFERQYVDSLMKRLRAQVAQEAATVEHQRRGRSGLPCLALVGYTNAGKSRLINALTKNGQLRSEDRLFCTLDTKMKHLRLPNGSKCVLMDSIGFIQGLPLSLCGAFQATLDELLHADILLHVVDVSHPMWQHQRRVVLQALYQNAKTVATRRKSGEEQIQSRELLRQQLQAPLPAFSRCFLEGGENEEGREGERPKSLSLLHAVDAEQAFEETKLVERVMGNTRIIEVWNKVDLVESDRRMAAIARLAPLNAVLVSAEDGTGLDLLTQLLQDSIAQTRRAKRVRLAKVEFPAEHAQGVFSFITQHCQEATCDTADPDSSTGHEGNTHTLASSSSQTDNAKLKGSAVNQSHHRAARRMSVHVRGGAEQFRQLLKRFPACSVVLVDDDQARSRALCCENEKSP from the exons ATGGCTTTGCAgatctttctgtttcctcgcgcCAGAAGGCGCCTCTTGTCCCGGCGATCTGTTcatctcgcttcttcgccggtCTGTCCCTCGccccctttctctgtcttgcctcCACCTTCCCCTGCTTCTTTACCCTCATCGGGCATGTCTTTTTCCCTCTACACATGGTCTTCTCCGTCAGTCGTCTGTCCAacctctcctttttccccgtcgttctcttcctcccttttctctcattctcgttcttcgctctcctcggtttcttcctctctgcgtcgctcgcCGACCCTGTCGAGTCTTTCCTCAGCTCGTGCGTCGGAGCTGCTCTCTTCGCGCCCTCGGAACTGCGCCACAGAACCACCCACTCAGAGCGTGGCGGGCGACCTgcgcggctgcatgcgttttcttgGCACAGCTGCgggaagggagacaggagccGCAGACAAGCCGCCGACGTCCAGAGCGCCGGTCTCCGAAAAATACTGCGAAGAAccgcgacgcgagaagaagcgagaagtcCTTCTGCTCCACGTTCTGTTCAAAGGAGGACCACGCGGTCACGTGAAAGGAATGCGAAGGAAGACCAAGGAG GAGATTCTCTGGGAAGTGCGAGAGGCGATCGGCTTGGCTCGAGCCGCCAACTGGCGAGTCGTTCGAGGCCCGGGCGCCACGGAAG acagcgagggCCGGAGCTGGCAGCGATCTCTGTGGgaggacaaggaagaagaaagtgcatgcgcctcaGAGGGATCGAGCGCCTTTCTTGCTGAGACTGAAGGACCTGCCGGGGCGAGGCGCCCAACCAAGGACTCGCGAGGGAATCGCGAAGAAAACGGTGAcgtgaaagaagaagcgcgtgCAGTGTCGATAGCGCTTGAGCACGAGGCTGGGGGAAACGAGGTGAAACGGATCGAAACTGAGCAAGAACGAATTCgcgaacaggaagaagagccgcagacgggaggaaacacagatgCTGAGAGCCTGCAGGAGTACGCGGGGCCTTCGGGGGGTGTCGATGGCACCGCGGcgcaagcagagaaggcTTGTTTTGCGCAGGTTCCAGctgagacgagaaggaggaaggagaagccacagaagagaagaaatgcagcagaagaacaagagcTCGCACTCGCAGAGAGCTGCGTAGTTGTTGTTCGGCAAGAAAACCCACAGTTCCTTTTCGGGAAAGGAAAG CTGCAGGAaatcgtttcctttttcagcAAGCGACCGACGCCCTTCGTCTTCATAAACTGCAGCAACGCCTTCACGTCCATTCCTCTTCCAGAGAGTTTGGCAGAGGTTCACTCTCAGGGTGTGgatgtctctgctgcttcgagTTCTTCTGACTGCGCTTGG gAATCTTCTCGGCCAAGTGCTTCTCCACCCGGACGTGACAcccgttcttcctcttcgtcttcttcgtcttcttcgtcttcttcgtcttcttcctcttcgtcttcttcgtcttcttcgtcttcttcctcttcgtcttgtgGATCTTCGCCGCTGTTCGGTCAGTATGGGTACTACAGCAAAAACAGGTCGATTGCGGGGAGACTGATGATGAGCTCGAGCAACGACAAGACCAGTGCGGGTCTGCGCCCCGTTCAACTCGAGTATTTGCAGCAGGCGTTCGAAGCTTCGCTCGCGGGTGCAGCAGCTGAATtcgaagagcgaagaagaagagagcgagcagAAGACCCAGCGACATCCCGACGCGTTGGTATCTCCTGGTCAGCTCGCgatgcagagagcgaaggtgaagacgaagaaggagacgatcAAAATGATGGAGATGAAGAATATGAAGATGAAGAATATGAAGATGAAGAATatgaagatggagaagaggagtgtggaggagaaaggggatTGGAAGAGGAGGTGGAAGGCGACTCAGAGGACgtcgcagaagagaaggaccgGGTTGCCTTGTGGCTCAGACGGCGGGAAAAGGTGCAAGTTGTGGATCGACAACGCGTGATTCTGGAGATCTTTACCTCACAGGCACGGAATAAAAAAGCCATGCTTCAA GTCGCTCTGGCCCGAGTCGCCTACCTCCGTTCGCGCCTCCTGTCCGGCTCTGAGGTTCGCCGCCGACAGCTCTTCGAGTTGATCTATGGCGCCTCCAAAATTCGGGGCTGTGCCCCTGGAACACAG GTCACACAGTGGCTCGGCGAAGTCACGGAACAATACATTCCTTCCCCGCGAGGCCCAAAGGAAGATTTTGAGAGGCAGTATGTCGATTCTCTCATGAAGCGCCTGCGGGCACAAGTTGCCCAG GAAGCGGCAACTGTGGAACACCAGCGCCGGGGTCGATCGGGACTGCCTTGTCTGGCACTTGTGGGGTACACGAACGCAGGGAAATCGAGGTTGATAAATGCACTGACGAAGAATGGACAACTGCGAAGTGAAGATCGCCTTTTCTGCACGTTGGACACAAAGATGAAGCACCTGCGACTGCCGAACGGGTCCAAGTGCGTCCTCATGGACTCCATAGGTTTCATTCAG ggccttcccctctccctctgtggAGCGTTTCAGGCGACGCTGGACGAGCTGCTCCACGCCGACATTCTTTTGCATGTAGTGGACGTGAGCCATCCCATGTGGCAGCACCAGCGGCGAGTGGTGCTGCAGGCGCTCTACCAAAATGCCAAGACGgtggcgacgaggagaaagtcgggagaagaacagatCCAGAGCCGCGAGCTTCTGCGACAACAGCTGCAGGCGCCGTTGCCTGCATTTTCGCGCTGCTTTCTGGAGGGGggcgaaaacgaggagggtcgagagggcgagagaccGAAGAGCCTGAGTCTGCTCCACGCGGTCGACGCAGAGCAGGCAttcgaagaaacgaagctcGTGGAAAGAGTGATGGGGAACACTCGTATCATAGAAGTCTGGAACAAAGTCGACCTGGTGGAAAGCGACAGGCGCATGGCCGCCATTGCGCGACTCGCCCCTCTCAATGCTGTCCTCGTCAGCGCAGAAGACGGCACAGGACTCGATCTCTTGACGCAA TTGCTCCAAGATAGCATTGCACAAACACGCCGAGCTAAGCGCGTTCGGTTGGCCAAGGTGGAGTTCCCCGCGGAACACGCGCAAGGTGTTTTTTCCTTCATCACTCAGCACTGTCAG GAGGCCACATGCGATACAGCGGACCCAGACTCATCGACTGGGCACGAGGGAAACACACATACTCTCGCCAGTTCTTCGTCGCAGACAGACAACGCGAAACTGAAAGGTTCTGCGGTGAACCAGAGCCACCACAGAGCCGCCCGCCGTATGTCTGTACACGTTCGAGGTGGGGCAGAGCAGTTTCGCCAACTGTTGAAGCGGTTCCCCGCCTGTTCGGTTGTCCTTGTGGACGACGACCAGGCACGCTCTAGAGCGCTCTGTTGTGAGAATGAAAAGTCACCGTAG
- a CDS encoding hypothetical protein (encoded by transcript TGME49_255490), protein MSKRGFDGATVDRGGSIGTGGGFEEAPGGGEKLALPVVRGLPLLLLPHHVEIIWQAHDIETATARAATGAHLREGSQKTGASVATAATLADREASYSGVAASADAKTGQNPTDSAPGQKHTIGLHGATGQVQRSTAGGSTSGKKSSVNSSHTRDSVAKGGKDGCSASGGSKLQGSTPAGGVAGPAGVCRNGKLRPGSLVTTQNSEADRAMVRDAGIRSCVEETCRILRLGPEGRRKQAVVDFHLFSLLFAREARLCSAKAAIFVSIMGVTLSQIETVAKAVSFQAVSNSRRTTNEAFAKVHGRRL, encoded by the coding sequence ATGAGCAAACGTGGCTTCGACGGGGCCACCGTCGATCGTGGCGGTTCTATCGGTACGGGAGGAGGTTTTGAAGAGGCACCAGGGGGTGGGGAAAAGCTGGCACTGCCTGTCGTAAGAGGTCTGCCacttctcctgcttccacACCACGTTGAAATCATATGGCAAGCACACGACATTGAGACAGCGACGGCAAGAGCAGCCACTGGAGCGCATCTGCGAGAGGGCAGTCAGAAAACTGGCGCATCCGTGGCTACCGCGGCAACATTGGCGGACCGGGAAGCCTCTTATTCAGGAGTTGCTGCCTCTGCAGACGCCAAAACTGGACAGAATCCGACGGATTCAGCTCCTGGTCAAAAGCACACTATTGGCTTGCACGGAGCAACCGGTCAGGTTCAGCGTAGCACTGCCGGAGGCTCGACTTCCGGGAAAAAGTCTTCAGTTAATTCGTCTCATACGCGGGACAGTGTGGCCAAGGGAGGGAAGGACGGATGTTCAGCCTCTGGAGGTTCGAAGTTACAAGGTTCTACACCTGCAGGAGGGGTGGCGGGGCCTGCTGGAGTCTGTCGAAATGGCAAGCTGCGACCAGGATCCTTAGTGACCACTCAGAACTCAGAAGCAGACCGCGCTATGGTGCGTGACGCAGGGATACGTAGTTGCGTTGAAGAGACCTGTCGAATCTTACGCTTGGGACCCGAAGGACGGCGGAAACAAGCTGTCGTGGACTTTCACCTCTTCAGCCTCTTGTTTGCCAGAGAAGCACGGCTTTGTTCGGCGAAAGCTGCCATATTCGTATCCATTATGGGAGTCACTCTTTCACAAATTGAAACAGTTGCAAAGGCGGTAAGTTTTCAAGCAGTGTCGAACAGCCGTCGAACCACAAATGAAGCCTTCGCGAAGGTTCATGGACGCAGACTTTAG
- a CDS encoding EGF family domain-containing protein (encoded by transcript TGME49_255460) has product MRVPGARSLWRQFLLAGGCVATCIVHDASAIHERGLHFLAQSGSTHQLTDNTAPPSLFALSNYARGRQIDDVGQAAGGSGVTDVDPESSAKPQHAYIGAGSCESNPCGEDADCTENSLGHACTCHLGFFWDGQLCISIREHHMCAPGQPVDLNVRNEYECECIPGYVVGTGTAPNGAAVETCVVETCPDGYYRDGDSCKLPTNDLCEPGRLGPQTNPNEYTCKCPATHFVETFVGDGNVNLQRCTPDPCYGQCSSGTCTRSTSEESGFTCECPEHYSVVTVGDKQVCQAGPCAENPCGDPEIGHTCRATSDTEYTCSCAPGYVFNGVTCAESSANPCYPGTVATTDGLGGYTCNCTAGYMAENIEDSGDVTQQRCIEDVCYNKCDNGTCSRTPRLGSDSAYRCECHEGYDVKRNDQGEYCEAIGCSSNPCGPPEEGHQCSVSGDNGYACTCASKYFFNGTECEKATNALCSPGRLGTQANTNEYTCKCPATHFVETFVGDGNVNLQRCTPDPCYGQCSSGTCTRSTSEESGFTCECPEHYSVATVGDKQVCQAGPCAENPCGDPEIGHTCRATSDTEYTCSCAPGYVFNGVTCAESSANPCYPGTVATTDGLGGYTCNCTAGYMAENIEDSGDVTQQRCIEDVCYNKCDNGTCSRTPRLGSDSAYRCECHEGYDVKRNDQGEYCEAIGCSSNPCGPPEEGHQCSVSGDNGYACTCASKYFFNGTECEKATNALCSPGRLGTQANTNEYTCKCPATHFVETFVGDGNVNLQRCTPDPCYGQCSSGTCTRSTSEESGFTCECPEHYSVVTVGDKQVCKAVSCAQNPCGNPEMHTCTRFGDTDYMCFCAAGYYFDGFTCKVLTGDLCWPGELGTQETRNSYTCSCPDGYNRDKYLSDGGVTLERCLEDVCYNKCDNGNCIEVNGETRTYRCQCNEGYSPDQSGKNCVRDQCSTSPCGPSSLGHQCTNEEDGTYSCICANGYYLNGNTCEMAINLRCFPGVLGTQLRPNEYTCNCTPPYIAQDFEAAGGVTLQKCVRDPCSGQCAHGTCTQSSETSWGYTCNCDTHYTLEETEHGQYCRGDPCASSPCGNEDDGHQCTSPDESTYSCQCSQGFYFDGGKCQRVSEDLCEHGSLGTLTANQYTCNCDEGYVAQDFDVAENVTLQRCIADVCYRQCDHGECRVDDSRDGGYACTCSEGYSVASTPEGEFCQEDPCSLNPCGWPDRADSCENTAESSYACTCAAWYYYDGQTCQEATDDLCTPGWLGEQTHVNAYTCTCPSGTVVEDFEGAGQVTLQKCVEDTCLHDRCSPGSCTQNHSAPFGYECTCGPGLSLEMTQDGPMCAHDPCSLSPCGSPEANHICVNLVGEEYACTCASGYYLNGNSCAPLSDSLCAPGNVQQDDVNTYTCVCPDSHQLQEFTGPAGLPVQRCVADICGDQCDPGSCSHDKTKNGWYTCTCPPGFLSQPGAPVTGGEKCVPDECPLEDCGLENIKYCLRVNGAPQCFCNDGYYYNKFTAQCTLENPCDYDVCGASEAVENCNFLGGGKWTCECRPGFRVETSARDEQSCVRASFCDGDPCGPPDVNRCVSTLKGYSCRCGAGYTLVRKPQMTCEPVS; this is encoded by the coding sequence ATGCGTGTGCCCGGCGCCCGCTCTCTCTGGCGCCAGTTCCTCCTGGCAGGCGGCTGCGTCGCCACCTGCATCGTACACGATGCCTCCGCGATCCATGAGAGAGGATTGCATTTTCTGGCTCAGTCTGGAAGTACTCATCAACTCACGGACAACActgctcctccttctctctttgctctctccaACTACGCTCGAGGGCGCCAAATTGATGACGTGGGCCAAGCCGCTGGGGGGTCCGGTGTGACTGACGTGGACCCAGAGAGCTCGGCTAAACCACAACACGCTTATATCGGCGCAGGCAGTTGTGAATCGAATCCctgcggagaagacgccgacTGCACAGAGAATTCCCTCGGGCATGCCTGCACGTGTCATTTGGGATTCTTTTGGGATGGGCAGCTCTGCATCTCAATCAGGGAGCACCACATGTGTGCACCTGGACAGCCGGTGGATCTAAACGTTCGGAACGAGTACGAATGTGAATGTATCCCTGGGTACGTTGTCGGGACAGGCACCGCGCCAAACGGAGCCGCCGTGGAAACATGCGTAGTAGAAACATGTCCCGACGGCTACTACCGCGACGGCGACTCTTGTAAGCTGCCAACGAACGACCTGTGCGAACCTGGTCGGCTCGGTCCCCAGACAAACCCAAACGAGTACACATGCAAGTGTCCAGCGACGCATTTCGTTGAGACCTTCGTCGGAGACGGAAATGTCAACCTTCAGCGGTGCACTCCTGATCCCTGTTACGGACAGTGTTCATCGGGAACATGTACTCGATCCACTTCTGAGGAGTCCGGGTTCACGTGCGAGTGCCCGGAACACTACAGTGTTGTGACGGTCGGCGACAAGCAGGTGTGCCAGGCGGGTCCGTGTGCAGAAAATCCTTGCGGCGATCCGGAGATCGGTCACACCTGCAGAGCCACATCAGACACAGAGTATACTTGCTCTTGTGCTCCGGGATACGTTTTCAACGGAGTAACATGCGCTGAGAGTTCGGCGAACCCATGCTATCCGGGAACAGTGGCGACTACAGACGGACTGGGTGGCTACACCTGTAACTGTACTGCGGGATACATGGCTGAAAATATCGAGGATTCCGGAGATGTGACACAGCAGCGATGCATCGAGGATGTGTGTTACAACAAGTGCGACAATGGTACCTGTTCACGAACTCCGAGACTAGGTTCAGACTCCGCATACAGATGTGAGTGTCACGAGGGCTACGATGTGAAGAGGAACGACCAGGGCGAGTACTGTGAAGCGATTGGGTGCTCCAGCAACCCGTGTGGCCCACCTGAGGAAGGCCACCAATGTTCGGTGTCTGGGGATAACGGGTATGCGTGCACGTGTGCATCGAAATACTTTTTCAACGGGACAGAGTGTGAAAAGGCGACAAATGCGCTCTGCTCTCCTGGCAGGCTAGGTACGCAGGCAAACACGAACGAGTACACATGCAAGTGTCCAGCGACGCATTTCGTTGAGACCTTCGTCGGAGACGGAAATGTCAACCTTCAGCGGTGCACTCCTGATCCCTGTTACGGACAGTGTTCATCGGGAACATGCACTCGATCCACTTCTGAGGAGTCCGGGTTCACGTGCGAGTGCCCGGAACACTACAGTGTTGCGACGGTCGGCGACAAGCAGGTGTGCCAGGCGGGTCCGTGTGCAGAAAATCCTTGCGGCGATCCGGAGATCGGTCACACCTGCAGAGCCACATCAGACACAGAGTATACTTGCTCTTGTGCTCCGGGATACGTTTTCAACGGAGTAACATGCGCTGAGAGTTCGGCGAACCCATGCTATCCGGGAACAGTGGCGACTACAGACGGACTGGGTGGCTACACCTGTAACTGTACTGCGGGATACATGGCTGAAAATATCGAGGATTCCGGAGATGTGACACAGCAGCGATGCATCGAGGATGTGTGTTACAACAAGTGCGACAATGGTACCTGTTCACGAACTCCGAGACTAGGTTCAGACTCCGCATACAGATGTGAGTGTCACGAGGGCTACGATGTGAAGAGGAACGACCAGGGCGAGTACTGTGAAGCGATTGGGTGCTCCAGCAACCCGTGTGGCCCACCTGAGGAAGGCCACCAATGTTCGGTGTCTGGGGATAACGGGTATGCGTGCACGTGTGCATCGAAATACTTTTTCAACGGGACAGAGTGTGAAAAGGCGACAAATGCGCTCTGCTCTCCTGGCAGGCTAGGTACGCAGGCAAACACGAACGAGTACACATGCAAGTGTCCAGCGACGCATTTCGTTGAGACCTTCGTCGGAGACGGAAATGTCAACCTTCAGCGGTGCACTCCTGATCCCTGTTACGGACAGTGTTCATCGGGAACATGTACTCGATCCACTTCTGAGGAGTCCGGGTTCACGTGCGAGTGCCCGGAACACTACAGTGTTGTGACGGTCGGCGACAAGCAGGTGTGCAAGGCGGTGTCATGCGCACAGAATCCTTGCGGTAATCCGGAGATGCATACTTGCACGAGGTTCGGAGACACGGATTACATGTGTTTCTGTGCGGCGGGTTACTATTTTGACGGCTTCACGTGCAAGGTGCTCACGGGAGATCTGTGCTGGCCTGGAGAGTTGGGTACCCAAGAGACAAGGAATTCATACACGTGTTCGTGTCCCGATGGATACAATCGTGACAAGTACTTGTCGGATGGAGGCGTTACGTTGGAGAGGTGTTTGGAGGATGTCTGCTACAACAAATGCGATAATGGCAATTGCATTGAGGTGAATGGAGAAACTCGTACCTATCGTTGCCAGTGTAACGAGGGGTATTCTCCGGATCAGTCTGGGAAAAACTGTGTGAGAGATCAGTGCTCGACGTCTCCTTGCGGGCCTTCGTCTCTGGGCCACCAATGCACGAACGAGGAGGACGGGACCTATTCTTGCATCTGTGCGAATGGGTACTACTTGAATGGGAACACCTGCGAAATGGCGATTAACCTCCGGTGTTTCCCTGGGGTTCTGGGGACACAACTCCGCCCCAATGAGTACACATGCAACTGTACTCCTCCGTATATAGCGCAAGACTTCGAAGCGGCCGGAGGCGTGACTCTGCAGAAATGTGTCAGAGACCCTTGCAGCGGCCAGTGTGCGCACGGCACATGCACGCAAAGCTCAGAGACCAGCTGGGGGTACACGTGCAACTGTGACACGCACTATACCCTTGAGGAGACGGAGCACGGCCAGTACTGCAGAGGAGATCCTTGCGCATCATCTCCATGCGGAAATGAGGACGACGGGCATCAGTGCACGAGTCCAGACGAATCGACCTACTCCTGCCAGTGCAGTCAGGGATTCTACTTTGATGGGGGAAAGTGCCAGCGTGTATCTGAGGACCTCTGTGAACATGGTTCATTGGGGACGCTCACCGCGAATCAGTACACGTGCAACTGCGACGAAGGCTACGTGGCGCAAGATTTCGATGTGGCTGAGAATGTGACTCTCCAGCGATGCATCGCTGACGTCTGCTACAGGCAGTGCGATCACGGAGAGTGTCGTGTCGATGACTCACGAGACGGCGGTTATGCGTGCACGTGTTCCGAGGGCTATTCTGTTGCTTCTACACCGGAAGGGGAGTTCTGTCAAGAAGACCCGTGCTCGTTGAATCCCTGCGGGTGGCCCGATCGCGCGGATTCCTGCGAAAACACCGCAGAATCAAGCTACGCGTGCACGTGTGCAGCCTGGTACTATTACGACGGACAGACATGCCAAGAGGCAACAGACGATCTGTGCACTCCAGGATGGTTGGGTGAGCAAACCCATGTCAACGCGTACACGTGTACATGCCCGTCAGGCACGGTGGTGGAAGATTTCGAAGGTGCTGGCCAGGTGACGCTTCAGAAATGCGTGGAAGACACCTGTCTGCACGACCGCTGTTCGCCTGGGTCGTGCACCCAAAATCATTCGGCACCGTTTGGGTACGAGTGCACCTGCGGGCCGGGGCTCAGCCTCGAAATGACACAAGATGGACCGATGTGCGCCCACGATCCAtgctcgctgtctccgtgtgGGTCACCCGAGGCCAACCACATATGCGTCAACCTGGTCGGTGAAGAGTACGCTTGCACGTGTGCAAGCGGCTACTATTTGAACGGGAACTCTTGCGCGCCGCTGTCCGACAGCTTATGTGCGCCAGGGAATGTACAGCAGGACGATGTGAACACGTACACATGTGTGTGTCCGGACTCGCATCAGCTGCAAGAGTTCACAGGTCCTGCGGGCCTTCCCGTTCAACGCTGTGTCGCAGACATTTGCGGTGACCAGTGCGACCCAGGTTCCTGTTCCCACGATAAAACGAAAAATGGCTGGTACACATGCACCTGTCCGCCGGGGTTCCTTTCGCAGCCCGGCGCTCCTGTCACTGGTGGCGAAAAGTGTGTACCCGACGAATGCCCTCTCGAGGACTGCGGTCTTGAGAATATCAAGTATTGTCTCAGGGTTAACGGAGCTCCCCAGTGTTTCTGCAACGACGGATATTACTACAACAAATTCACCGCGCAATGCACTCTCGAAAACCCGTGCGACTACGATGTGTGTGGCGCGTCGGAGGCTGTGGAAAATTGCAACTTCCTTGGCGGTGGAAAGTGGACTTGCGAATGTCGGCCAGGGTTCCGCGTCGAAACCTCCGCCAGAGACGAGCAGTCCTGCGTCCGTGCGAGCTTCTGTGACGGAGATCCGTGCGGTCCCCCGGATGTGAACAGGTGTGTCTCGACTCTAAAGGGATACTCCTGTCGCTGCGGGGCAGGCTACACGCTTGTACGCAAGCCGCAAATGACATGTGAGCCTGTCAGCTga
- a CDS encoding thioredoxin domain-containing protein (encoded by transcript TGME49_255480~Predicted trans-membrane domain (TMHMM2.0):69-92) produces the protein MEDPGGLPHSEMGVSWYAPNTNGVIHVSEQKAKVQMRSRSDCNVAEMDHARNEETGKGGARRGRRHSLRVVWWILLFCTFCVFIVFNPYVSSVLFPGVSRVLRTRDAGNASVLESHSSLVGDAFHKSQQEAPEGTPRPEPRRPAMRRGIKYYHWSHKVSSQLQRQQPGIIFFLFYDEKQPADGGQTAEQKQEEDSKHGSGALGNSVEQVLSDFQDLAVDFSSQPIFHVTVAKSLMHHWGYVLPEGSEERLPLALIVEMNKGWKKFILNDRHLNYEKMRNFEEQYFMGKLSPYLRSEPASTVDSPEQHVVVPLVGDTFRKNVVESKHDALVLFYAPWCGFCKRFEPRLRRLAAEFAKIRSIRFYKMDVTKNDIDHPHTRVERVPHVVLYLREKKLEIPIKFDHSVDDVVEYGKEFLLSHATCKQIDLVAEIDCDFGDTPGHEF, from the exons ATGGAAGATCCGGGCGGTTTGCCCCATTCTGAGATGGGAGTTAGCTGGTACGCACCCAACACGAATGGGGTGATTCATGTCTCCGAACAGAAAGCAAAAGTCCAAATGCGCTCCAGGTCAGACTGCAACGTGGCAGAAATGGACCATGCGCGTAACGAGGAGACGGGAAAGGGCGGCGCGcgccgaggcagaagacatTCTCTTCGCGTCGTGTGGTGGATCCTCCTTTTTTGCACTTTCTGCGTATTCATCGTCTTCAATCCATATGTTTCTTCCGTTCTGTTTCCGGGCGTCAGTCGAGTGCTCAGAACACGCGATGCCGGAAATGCTTCTGTTTTGGAGAGTCACTCGTCTCTCGTTGGTGATGCCTTTCACAAATCTCAACAAGAAGCACCGGAAGGCACCCCGCGCCCTGAACCACGCAGACCGGCAATGAGGAGAGGAATCAAATACTACCATTGGTCTCACAAAGTGTCATCTCAGTTGCAGCGCCAGCAGCCTGGAATCATCTTCTTCCTATTCTACGACGAGAAACAACCCGCAGATGGTGGCCAAACAGCGGAACaaaagcaagaagaggacagcAAACATGGGAGTGGAGCATTGGGGAACTCCGTCGAACAGGTTCTCTCGGACTTCCAGGACCTCGCTGTTGACTTCAGCAGTCAACCCATTTTCCACGTGACCGTTGCAAAGTCTCTTATGCACCACTGGGGTTACGTTCTGCCCGAAGGCAGCGAGGagcgtctgcctctcgcgcttATCGTGGAAATGAACAAAGGCTGGAAGAAGTTCATCTTGAACGACAGACACCTCAACTACGAAAAAATGAGAAACTTCGAGGAACAATATTTCATGG GGAAGTTGTCACCATATCTGAGATCTGAGCCGGCAAGCACTGTGGACTCGCCTGAACAACATGTTGTCGTTCCTCTTGTCGGAGACACGTTCAGAAAAAACGTCGTAGAGAGCAAACACGATGCCCTCGTCCTCTTTTATGCACCGTG GTGCGGCTTCTGCAAAAGATTTGAGCCTCGACTACGCCGCCTTGCAGCTGAATTTGCAAAAATCAGGTCTATCCGCTTCTACAAGATGGATGTCACGAAAAATG ACATCGATCATCCTCACACACGTGTCGAACGCGTGCCGCACGTTGTTCTGTACctccgcgaaaaaaaactggAAATTCCCATCAAATTTGACCATTCCGTCGACGACGTTGTCGAGTACGGCAAAGAATTTCTTCTGAGCCACGCGACGTGCAAACAAATTGACCTCGTGGCGGAAATTGATTGCGATTTTGGAGACACACCTGGTCATGAATTTTGA